In the Engystomops pustulosus chromosome 2, aEngPut4.maternal, whole genome shotgun sequence genome, one interval contains:
- the LOC140116439 gene encoding transmembrane 4 L6 family member 1-like produces the protein MCTGKCAKCIGKLLFPLGICAIVANLLLYFPNGKILEVEQITDFVWFFHGIVGAGLLVFLPAFMMLGAGGDGCCANRCGMFLTVILSALGTIGAAYCVVISAMGLVRGPLCDTGKGEYVYPFRNDTDEDNYLFHPDTWGTCKEPEKVVLWNIVLFSILLGIGAIETVLCLIQVINGIVGVICGTCLRKRKINTTVE, from the exons atgtgtacagggaaatgtgcaaagtgtattggaaaactcCTATTCCCACTCGGAATCTGCGCTATTGTTGCAAATCTTCTCTTATATTTCCCAAACGGCAAGATCCTCGAGGTGGAACAGATTACAGATTTTGTCTGGTTCTTCCATGGAATAGTTGGGGCTGGATTATTG GTTTTCCTACCAGCGTTTATGATGCTGGGGGCAGGGGGAGATGGATGCTGCGCAAACAGATGTGGG ATGTTCCTGACTGTCATCCTGTCTGCGCTGGGCACCATCGGAGCAGCGTACTGTGTGGTCATCTCCGCCATGGGTTTGGTTCGTGGACCTCTGTGTGACACTGGAAAAGGTGAATACGTCTACCCCTTCAGGAACGATACTGATGA GGACAACTACCTCTTCCATCCTGACACATGGGGCACCTGTAAGGAACCTGAGAAGGTTGTGCTGTGGAACATCGTCTTATTCTCCATCCTCTTAGGGATCGGCGCCATTGAAACTGTCCTGTGCCTCATTCAGGTCATCAATGGTATTGTCGGAGTGATCTGTGGTACTTGCTTAAGGAAAAGGAAAATCAAT ACGACTGTAGAGTGA